The Bacillus sp. Y1 genome includes the window TCTGCATACTTAAATAGTTGAAGTGGTGATTGGAATCTGCTTTGGATAGGACCTCTAGTTAACCCTTCGAATCCTAAGGTACTTCCAGTAGTGAGATCAATAATTGGCTGGAAAACCGTTCTTAATTGTTTCTTAGCTAACAGAGTCTGAAACTCTTTCCGGATTTCTAAGTCACTATATGTGTGTAGTTGGATAATGTTTTGACTGATTAAAGCGGTTGAATTCATTAAAAAAGCTCCTTCCCTGAAAAAAGATCAAAGTTGATCTTTTTCACTCTATTTCGACATTAGCATATGAATTTATGAATTTGGTGAAGAAATTGTAAATATTACTTTAACCTTTAAAACAATTGAGTATGGAATAAATATACAAATTTAATGCAACATAAAATCTTCAATTTTTGAAAAAATAATTACAAGAATAAGAACAAAAGGATGGAATGATATGCAAAAAATACTCACTCTCACCTGTATAACTGTACTAACCGCCTTGCTTACTTCCTGTAATACTGACGCTACGCAGCATAGTGGGATGTCTTTAATTCAAAAAAGTGATCCCGATCCAATCATTCTTGATGAGAAATCAGGGGATAAACATAAACTAGTGGCCTCAATAAAAAAGGATGTTGCTAAATTTGAGGAACTATATGATGTAGCTGTCATCAAAGGTGAGGAGGAAATATTAGTTGCTTATAAGGTAAAACATATGCAACGTTTTCATATGGTCAAAATTGAAGGGGAAATTAATAAAATGCTTGAAAAAAAGTACCCGAAGGAAAATTTCATAGTCTCGAGTGATTATAAAATATTTTTAGAAGCTGTTGAATTAGAAGATAAAATGAAAAATCCGAATTTTTCCAATAAGGATGCAAAGAAAAAGCTAGAAGAAATCATAAAGCTGAAGAAGGAACTAACTTAAGAAGGGAGCATGTGAAGGTGGGGAACAATAAGCAAGAATCAAAAGAGGTAGAACAATATAAGCAATTTGAGAAGAATTTTGAAACAAAAAGACCGGTCTTTAAAAATTGTTTAAAGGCTTTTTTAGTTGGAGGATTCATCTGCATGATCGGTCAAGCTATCACCTATTTTTATATTTATTTTTTCAACTTTACAGAACAAACAGCAGGAAATCCAACTGTAGCAACGATGGTGTTTATTTCGATGCTTTTAACGGGCTTTGGGGTGTACGATCGATTAGGCCAATTTGCAGGGGCAGGTAGCGCAGTTCCTGTAACGGGTTTTGGGAACGCAGTGATCTCTGCTGCGATTGAACATAGAACAGAGGGCTTTGTTCTAGGTGTTGGAGGAAACTTATTTAAACTAGCAGGGTCAGTTGTTTTATTTGGTGTTTTTTCAGCATTTGTGGTTGCGTTAATTAAGACGATATTAATCAAACTGGGGGCAATATAATGCTGAAAGGAAAACAATCATGGGTATTTAATAATCGCCCCGTTATTGCTGCTACAGGTGTTACTGGTGGTCCATTCGAAGCAAATGGCAGATTATCAAATGATTTTGATGTTCTGTTCGATGATTTATGGATGGGAGAAGATTCCTATGAGAAAGCACACCGTCACTTACTCGAAGTTGCAACGAATACAGCGTTCGAAAAAGAGGGTGTAACGGTAGATGATGTACAGTTCATGATTGCTGGAGACCTTATTAATCAGATTACTCCAACTAGCATTGCTGCAAGACAATTGAAAGTCCCATATCTCGGTATTTTTGGAGCATGCTCGACATCTATGGAGGGACTTGCACTTGCGTCGTTTTTTGTTAATTATGGAGGAGGAAATTATATTCTGACAGGTGCTACGAGCCATAATGCGGCTGTTGAGAAGCAATTTCGTTATCCTACTGAGTATGGTGGACAAAAGCCGCCTACTGCTCAATGGACCGTAACAGGTGCAGGTGTTGCGCTAGTTAAAGCAAATCAGGGAAGTGATAGTGGGAAGCCAGTCACAACATCAGCCACAATAGGAAAAGTCATTGATCTTGGGTTAACGGATCCTTTTAATATGGGTGGTGCAATGTCTCCTGCGGCAGCTGATACAATCTTAGCTCATTTTAAGGATTTGGAAATTGATCCTTCGTATTACGACTTAATTGTAACAGGTGATCTTGGAAAAATTGGACATGAGACAACGTTTGGATTATTGCAAAAGGAAGGCTTACCAATTAAAAAAGAGCAATTTAAGGATTGTGGCATGTTAATTTACAATGAAGATCAACCGGTTCAATCCGGAGGAAGCGGGGCCGGTTGTTCAGCAACAGTATTATATGGACATCTGTTAAATGAAATGAAAAAGGGATCATTCAAGAGAATTTTAGTTGTTGCAACAGGAGCACTTCTTTCACCGCTAACTGTTCAACAAAATGAAACCATACCTTGTAT containing:
- a CDS encoding sporulation protein, whose translation is MQKILTLTCITVLTALLTSCNTDATQHSGMSLIQKSDPDPIILDEKSGDKHKLVASIKKDVAKFEELYDVAVIKGEEEILVAYKVKHMQRFHMVKIEGEINKMLEKKYPKENFIVSSDYKIFLEAVELEDKMKNPNFSNKDAKKKLEEIIKLKKELT
- the spoVAC gene encoding stage V sporulation protein AC, yielding MGNNKQESKEVEQYKQFEKNFETKRPVFKNCLKAFLVGGFICMIGQAITYFYIYFFNFTEQTAGNPTVATMVFISMLLTGFGVYDRLGQFAGAGSAVPVTGFGNAVISAAIEHRTEGFVLGVGGNLFKLAGSVVLFGVFSAFVVALIKTILIKLGAI
- the spoVAD gene encoding stage V sporulation protein AD is translated as MLKGKQSWVFNNRPVIAATGVTGGPFEANGRLSNDFDVLFDDLWMGEDSYEKAHRHLLEVATNTAFEKEGVTVDDVQFMIAGDLINQITPTSIAARQLKVPYLGIFGACSTSMEGLALASFFVNYGGGNYILTGATSHNAAVEKQFRYPTEYGGQKPPTAQWTVTGAGVALVKANQGSDSGKPVTTSATIGKVIDLGLTDPFNMGGAMSPAAADTILAHFKDLEIDPSYYDLIVTGDLGKIGHETTFGLLQKEGLPIKKEQFKDCGMLIYNEDQPVQSGGSGAGCSATVLYGHLLNEMKKGSFKRILVVATGALLSPLTVQQNETIPCIAHAVSIEMNE